From Varibaculum massiliense, a single genomic window includes:
- a CDS encoding DUF3152 domain-containing protein: MSVYPPRRQRLHSRASRARRRSDWNLLIRASSLAIALTITFILILSAMPRSPEATARATQTAPTLHWTAVPQVTSNNKENAGKIALEVSGELPGGETSTKVPQSASGTTSVVPGTWPGRGTGKVYLYRVEVENGLPIDGETAAKSIHAILNDPRGWGGKQGEMSFTRTDGQADFRIVIASPSLTDRLCAPLTTQGVSNCRNGDNVVLNAHRWIGGAGMWFQKGKTMTDYRIYEVSHETGHWLGHGHLFCPQPGNLAPVMQQQSSDGGDNLGCIPNGWANP, translated from the coding sequence GTGTCAGTGTATCCACCTAGGAGGCAGCGCCTGCATTCACGCGCCAGTCGTGCGCGGCGGCGTTCGGACTGGAATTTACTAATTCGTGCCTCCTCTCTCGCGATTGCATTGACGATAACTTTTATTTTGATTCTTTCGGCGATGCCTAGATCTCCAGAAGCCACAGCGCGGGCAACACAAACCGCCCCCACTCTGCACTGGACAGCGGTTCCTCAGGTAACCTCAAACAACAAGGAAAACGCCGGCAAGATAGCTCTGGAGGTTAGCGGGGAACTTCCAGGAGGAGAAACTTCTACTAAAGTTCCTCAATCCGCTTCGGGGACGACCTCAGTAGTTCCCGGCACCTGGCCTGGGCGCGGTACCGGAAAGGTTTACCTTTATCGAGTAGAAGTTGAAAACGGACTCCCGATTGACGGGGAAACTGCCGCGAAGAGCATCCACGCCATTTTGAACGATCCGCGCGGATGGGGAGGAAAACAAGGGGAAATGTCTTTTACCCGCACCGATGGGCAAGCTGATTTTCGGATAGTTATTGCCAGCCCTTCCCTAACCGACAGGCTGTGTGCCCCCCTAACCACCCAGGGAGTTTCTAACTGCCGAAATGGAGATAACGTAGTGCTCAATGCTCACCGCTGGATTGGTGGCGCGGGAATGTGGTTTCAAAAAGGTAAAACTATGACTGATTACCGCATTTACGAAGTCTCTCACGAAACCGGACACTGGCTAGGACACGGGCACCTGTTTTGCCCGCAACCTGGGAACCTCGCTCCGGTAATGCAACAGCAAAGCTCAGATGGCGGGGACAACCTCGGGTGTATTCCTAACGGCTGGGCGAATCCCTAA
- a CDS encoding polyprenyl synthetase family protein: protein MSNLTQQRLEELEDRISESLVQVENRLNSVLSDDRGVLDDIIGHLAKAGGKRMRPGLVLLCSNLGSRPFSEEVLRASVVVELTHLATLYHDDVMDSAPTRRGVNAVQRVWGNNRAVLAGDLVFARASQVVATLGPQAVLQHAVTFDRLCRGQLNETFGPEAGQDAVQFYIQVLADKTGSLVAQSARFGAELSGAPEAVTKAVVQFGEKIGVAFQLADDVIDLSSDSADSGKTPGTDLREGVDTMPILLLRQDAARGVLDEDGQKILAELSRGTLVSEDAALERVVQMLRAHSVLERTRQLAFSWCEDAKAAISSLEDKEVKAALENFADTLVNRIA from the coding sequence GTGAGTAACTTAACCCAGCAGCGCCTCGAGGAGCTCGAAGATCGGATTTCCGAGAGCCTAGTTCAGGTAGAGAACCGCCTGAATTCAGTGCTATCGGACGATCGCGGGGTACTTGACGATATCATCGGACACTTGGCGAAAGCCGGCGGCAAACGGATGCGTCCCGGTTTGGTACTGCTATGTTCCAACCTGGGATCGCGTCCTTTTTCCGAGGAAGTGCTGCGCGCTAGTGTAGTGGTCGAGCTTACCCACTTGGCAACGCTTTATCACGATGACGTTATGGACTCGGCTCCCACTAGGCGCGGGGTAAACGCAGTCCAGCGGGTGTGGGGTAATAACCGCGCGGTACTGGCAGGGGATTTGGTCTTTGCCCGCGCCTCGCAAGTGGTTGCTACTTTGGGGCCTCAGGCAGTTTTGCAGCACGCGGTAACTTTCGATCGTCTGTGCCGCGGGCAGCTCAATGAAACCTTCGGACCAGAAGCGGGGCAGGACGCGGTACAGTTCTATATCCAAGTGTTGGCAGATAAGACCGGCTCTTTGGTGGCGCAATCAGCACGATTTGGGGCAGAACTTTCCGGAGCTCCCGAGGCCGTGACCAAAGCGGTCGTGCAGTTTGGGGAAAAGATTGGGGTAGCTTTCCAGCTGGCGGATGATGTGATTGATTTGTCCTCTGACAGCGCAGATTCCGGGAAAACTCCGGGAACGGATTTGCGTGAGGGCGTAGACACTATGCCGATTCTGCTGCTGCGGCAAGATGCAGCGCGCGGGGTGCTTGATGAGGACGGGCAAAAGATTTTGGCGGAACTCAGCCGAGGAACTTTGGTGAGTGAGGATGCGGCTTTAGAGCGAGTAGTGCAGATGCTGCGCGCACATTCGGTGCTGGAACGTACCCGACAATTAGCTTTTTCCTGGTGTGAGGACGCGAAAGCGGCGATTTCCTCGCTGGAGGATAAAGAAGTGAAAGCAGCACTGGAAAATTTTGCCGACACCCTGGTTAATCGTATTGCCTAG
- the nuoN gene encoding NADH-quinone oxidoreductase subunit NuoN, with protein sequence MSLTNATVINDFSELGFNWALMAPVMVVLFGAIIGILLEAFVSAKHRWSVQCAWSIAVVAIALLTFAPSFGAFDLQSGQRLVRGELIVDGFSMFSQMLMLIVGLLALLPMVDRTGSRVSAFAGQPSDIPGSFQEEQTERRGYQRSEVLPLSLFSLGGMMLFPMANSMLTLFVALEIISLPLYAMTAMARYRRLLSQEAALKYFVLGAFASGFMLMGISLLYGYSGSLLLDQLALAIPYRVASPALLMTGAALMMVGLLFKIGAAPFHAWTPDVYQGAPTPVTGFMAAGVKAAAFLAMLRFFSTVVVQFEANFKPFLWTVAILTMAVGTFFGLVQDNIKRMLAYSSIAHAGFILIAFTKGALNANGAVLFYLLTYGVATIGAFAIIYLVRVTNEDGIATAEQHSMPAWAGFGKTHPVLAGCMMLFLLSFAGIPLTAGFMGKFMAFSAGVQGGATALVICAVIASAITAFYYFRLGKIMFLDPVAENTTVAPHAEITYVAIGICALLTVLLGIFPGSVLDILQNTAIVIP encoded by the coding sequence GTGAGCTTAACCAACGCTACCGTGATAAACGACTTCAGTGAACTAGGTTTCAACTGGGCGCTAATGGCGCCGGTAATGGTGGTACTCTTCGGAGCGATTATCGGAATCCTACTAGAAGCATTCGTATCTGCTAAGCATCGCTGGAGCGTGCAATGCGCCTGGTCGATAGCCGTAGTAGCGATTGCGCTTTTAACCTTTGCTCCTTCTTTCGGAGCCTTCGATTTGCAAAGCGGTCAGCGGCTAGTGCGCGGAGAACTCATCGTGGACGGATTCTCGATGTTCTCGCAGATGCTGATGTTAATCGTGGGATTGTTAGCTCTGTTGCCGATGGTCGATCGCACCGGCAGTCGGGTATCTGCTTTTGCGGGACAGCCCTCGGATATTCCCGGATCTTTCCAGGAAGAACAGACTGAAAGGCGTGGCTACCAGCGCAGTGAGGTATTGCCACTGAGTCTATTCTCCCTGGGGGGTATGATGCTATTCCCCATGGCGAACTCGATGCTGACTCTGTTTGTAGCGTTAGAGATTATTTCGCTACCCCTATACGCAATGACCGCTATGGCACGTTACCGCCGCCTGCTGAGCCAGGAAGCCGCCCTCAAATACTTCGTACTTGGGGCGTTTGCGTCTGGCTTTATGCTGATGGGTATTTCTTTGCTGTATGGCTATTCCGGATCGCTATTGCTAGATCAACTGGCGTTGGCGATTCCCTATCGGGTAGCTTCCCCGGCACTTTTGATGACCGGAGCCGCCTTAATGATGGTCGGCCTGCTGTTTAAGATTGGTGCGGCTCCCTTCCATGCTTGGACGCCAGATGTGTATCAGGGGGCGCCTACCCCGGTAACCGGTTTCATGGCTGCGGGAGTAAAAGCTGCGGCCTTCCTAGCCATGTTGCGCTTCTTCTCCACCGTAGTGGTGCAGTTCGAAGCTAACTTCAAGCCGTTCTTGTGGACGGTCGCTATTTTGACGATGGCAGTCGGTACCTTCTTTGGTCTGGTGCAGGACAACATTAAACGGATGCTGGCGTACTCGTCTATTGCGCATGCCGGCTTTATTTTGATTGCCTTCACCAAGGGCGCACTGAACGCTAATGGGGCAGTCCTGTTCTACCTGCTTACCTATGGGGTGGCTACCATTGGGGCGTTCGCGATTATTTACCTGGTTCGGGTAACTAACGAAGACGGTATAGCTACTGCCGAGCAACATTCGATGCCGGCCTGGGCGGGTTTCGGGAAAACTCATCCGGTGCTGGCAGGATGCATGATGCTGTTTTTGCTCTCTTTTGCGGGTATCCCCCTGACCGCCGGGTTTATGGGTAAATTCATGGCGTTTAGCGCCGGTGTGCAAGGAGGGGCAACAGCCTTGGTTATTTGCGCGGTGATTGCCTCAGCGATTACCGCCTTCTATTATTTCCGCCTCGGTAAGATTATGTTCTTAGATCCGGTGGCGGAAAATACTACGGTGGCTCCGCATGCCGAAATCACTTATGTGGCGATTGGGATTTGCGCCCTCTTAACTGTGCTTCTGGGGATTTTCCCGGGGTCAGTTCTAGATATTCTACAAAACACCGCTATTGTTATTCCGTGA